Part of the Crossiella cryophila genome, ATGGCCTGGACGCTTCTGATCGTCGCTGGTCTGTTCGAGATTGTTTTCGCGACCGCGTTGAAGCAGGCCGAAGGCTTCACGAAGCTGTGGCCGAGCGTAATTGGTATCAGCTGTGCCGCGATCAGCTTTTTCTTGCTCTCGGTCTCGCTGAAAACCTTGCCTGTCGGTACTGGTTACGCCGTATGGGTGGGAATTGGCGCAGTCGGTGTGGCCCTTGCCGGTATTTTTACCCAGGGCGACTCGGCGTCTCCGTTGCGCTTCGTGTTCCTCGCTCTGATCGTGGGTGGAATCATCGGCCTGCGGTTCGTCCAGGCGTAGCATCCATTCGGGTTAATCTTCGCCCGAAAGGGCAGTCAAGAGCCCTGCTGGCCTGCGGTTATTGCTCCAAAGGGACCAGTCTCAACAGATTTGACGACTATGATGTTCAGCAATAGTTGAATGCCTCTGGCTTCGACTCATTAGCACACGGTGACCCCCGCCGGGCTTAGGAAGTTCTACCTGTAGTTGTCTATCAAACCGTGATTGAATGGAGGTGAAAGCGCGGGACCGCCCAGGGTGGGGCGCGACCCGTGCGCCCTGTCCGGAGGGCGAGATGAGCTGGGGGAATGTGAATATGCAGGCGACCATGACACCGTTAGTGGGCCGAGAATCCGCGCTGGCCGACCTCCGCCGCGCGCTGTCGAACACAGTGGCGGGCAGCGGTCGCTGTGTTGTCATCGAAGGCTCGGCCGGTATCGGCAAGAGTCGTTTACTCGAAGTCGTCTCCTCCGATGCTGCCGGTCAGGGCATCTCGGTGGCATTCGGCAGGGCGACCGAGTTGGACAAGGGCGCCCCGCTGACCACACTGCGCGCCCTGCTCACCGGCCTACCCGGGCTGGAACGCATCGCCATGCACGATCTGGAACGCAACGCCCTCGGCCTGGTGGACCGGGTGGGCGAGCTGATCGAGAAACACGTGCGCGACCGGCCGCTGCTGATCGGCCTGGACGACGCGCACTGCTCCGACGAGCTGACCGCCTTCGCCCTGCGCATCCTGGTGCCCGCGCTGAGCACCTCGCCGGTGCTGTGGCTGCTGGCCCGCCGACCGGCCCCGGTCCGCGGCTACGCCCAGGACGCGCTGGACTGGCTGATCAGCGAGGGCGCGCAACGGCATCACCTGGGTCCGTTGTGCTGCAACGCGGTGGCCGACCTGTGTGCCAACGTGCTCGGCGCGCACCCCGACGCCAAGGTGCTCGCGCTGGCCGCCAGGGCCGAGGGCAACCCGTTCCTGCTGGAGGAACTGCTCATCACCCTGCGCGACACCGGTCAGCTGCTCACCGCCGAGGGCACCGCGACCGTGGTGGGCAACGAACTGACCCCGCCGTTCCTGTCCGCGGTGGACCACCGGCTGCGCGATCTCTCCAGCGAGGCCCGCAGGCTGCTGGACGCGGGCGCGGTGCTGGGCAGGCCGTTCACCGTGCACGAGGTGGCCGCGCTGCTGTGCCGGTCGGCCACCGAGCTGCTGCCGGTGATCAGCGAGGCGGTGGACGCGGGCATCCTGGTGGGCAACGGATCCGAGCTGACCTTCCGGCACGATCTGATCCGGGAGGCGCTCTACAATCGCTTGCCCGGCCCGGTCCGGATGGCACTGCATCGCGAGGCCGCCTTCATCGTGCTCGGCGAGGGCCGCTCGCCGGCCGACGCGGTCGAGCACCTGGTGCGCAGCGGGCACAAGGGCGACGCGCAGGCGGTGCTGATCCTGCGGCAGGCCGTCCGCGAGGTCGCGCCGACCTCGCCGAACACCGCGGCCGACCTGATCCTGCGGATGCTGGACCTCATCGACGAACAACACGCCAGCAGGCCTCAGCTGGTCGGCGACGCGGTGCGGCTGCTCGCACTGGCCGGGCGGGCCGCCGAGGCGATCCGGCTGGGCGAGTCCTCACTGCGCACGGTGGAGCGCACCGAGGACAAGGTCTCGCTGCTGCTCGGGCTCTCCGAGGCGCTCTACGCCACGGGGCGCAACTCCAGCGTGGTCGAGTACACCAGCCGCGCGCTGGCCAGGGCGCGCACGCCCAGCCGGGCTCGGGCCGAACTGCTGGCCATGCAGGCATACCTGCTCATCGACAGCGGGGATCCGCGCAGCGCGGACGCGGTGGCCGCGGAGGCGGTGGCCATCGGTGTGCAGGCCGGGGAGTACGCGGCGGTGGTGTGCGGCAACAACGCGCGCAGCGTGGTGGCCAGGGTGCACGGGCAGCTGGACGTGGCGCTGACCTATGCCAGGGAGGCGGTGCGGGTCGCGGACAAGGTCGGCGGCAGCTCCCGCAGCAGGCATCCGCGGCTGTGGCTGGCGGTGGCACTGACCGCCAGCGACCGGTTCGAGGAGGCCGAGGCCGGGTTCGCCCGCGACCACCAGGACACCGAGGCGGCGGGCACCGCGCTGTCCCAGCCGCACTGGCACT contains:
- a CDS encoding DMT family transporter, which gives rise to MSGATAVETGSKQMAWTLLIVAGLFEIVFATALKQAEGFTKLWPSVIGISCAAISFFLLSVSLKTLPVGTGYAVWVGIGAVGVALAGIFTQGDSASPLRFVFLALIVGGIIGLRFVQA
- a CDS encoding helix-turn-helix transcriptional regulator — protein: MTPLVGRESALADLRRALSNTVAGSGRCVVIEGSAGIGKSRLLEVVSSDAAGQGISVAFGRATELDKGAPLTTLRALLTGLPGLERIAMHDLERNALGLVDRVGELIEKHVRDRPLLIGLDDAHCSDELTAFALRILVPALSTSPVLWLLARRPAPVRGYAQDALDWLISEGAQRHHLGPLCCNAVADLCANVLGAHPDAKVLALAARAEGNPFLLEELLITLRDTGQLLTAEGTATVVGNELTPPFLSAVDHRLRDLSSEARRLLDAGAVLGRPFTVHEVAALLCRSATELLPVISEAVDAGILVGNGSELTFRHDLIREALYNRLPGPVRMALHREAAFIVLGEGRSPADAVEHLVRSGHKGDAQAVLILRQAVREVAPTSPNTAADLILRMLDLIDEQHASRPQLVGDAVRLLALAGRAAEAIRLGESSLRTVERTEDKVSLLLGLSEALYATGRNSSVVEYTSRALARARTPSRARAELLAMQAYLLIDSGDPRSADAVAAEAVAIGVQAGEYAAVVCGNNARSVVARVHGQLDVALTYAREAVRVADKVGGSSRSRHPRLWLAVALTASDRFEEAEAGFARDHQDTEAAGTALSQPHWHYYRAELRLAQGRLDDAAVEAEAGVFVAEQLRAQPLAVPLLAMLGLISVYRDDMTMARSYLKQADGLVDEGVSVVPEDLAWAAACFQDAAGHQEAALEILDELSEALPERLLLFTRHPAAGARLIRMAQQTGDHARAELVVRATRKLAERNPEVASAAGAAAHAEGVLRNDIGLLRAAVGAYRATGRQLSLAEGLEDLAHAEDAAGHRATAVGLMQEAAQYFTACGAKRDLARVQKALRRLGVRRRIAAKPVKGGSGWNSLTQSELRVVRLVAEGFTNREVAGKLFLSPHTVDSHLRHSFAKLGVTSRVELTRKAMSHDESR